In Spinacia oleracea cultivar Varoflay chromosome 5, BTI_SOV_V1, whole genome shotgun sequence, a single window of DNA contains:
- the LOC110795620 gene encoding protein LONGIFOLIA 1 isoform X1: MAAKLLHSLADDNPDLHKQIGCMTGIFQIFDRQQLLSGRRPNTRRLLPPPQGNSKFGNGELDADSSNAYNRETLERNSNKNVNEKQRASTESSRASFSSSSRSSSFSSLDCGRTGQPEPSSTDRIIFPDTPSRDPVISQTSASPKMGRLSVDIRDVVKDSMYRDSRGLSVHTTAKEDGSGHILKHNDSPRPQQLSKSMDESLGVGMKGNNMAADIKESLRVLAKLRDSQWNYNEKELPRLSHESTEGSFFPTPRDAPRFSYDGREMNRKIKDAPRLSLDSRESSARGSNNERVECVLQPSNNQSRPSSVVAKLMGLDLLPETKRSNENQLGPIKMLFEDSGPSLAPLRTLDGCRPVRLPKSPRSTRKESTSPRWKNPDTVMKPIPTSKIPIEPAPWKHQDGGRASPKQASRPIKSSPSTSSNSPSVLGEMEKRLKDIEFKQSGKDLRALKQILEAMQAKGLLDSTKDNHTFDMGDNREHDRRTGSEMNAGMMSSNDFRSSRAIASKQREKGTPKAFDSPIVIMKPAKLVQKSGIPASSIIPIDGLSSLQRPQSSEGASHRKNSVGSKIPKDQTIKDGRRDQVVVSSDKKTNNRNLKVAPSSSRSPQIAKDNAANSSKNSGSISPRLQQKKLEFDKRSRPPTPPADLNKSRRQTIKQSTESSSPGGRRRLTKTSSVQQNDDQSSERCNNSRNSCCQLNNVYLQSNTNLTMESRIDTEGTSTKQSVDVAITQSPSGDKHWVSVEKEEEVSLRLIEENTMGNLAFAPEQPSPVSVLDSSAYMEGSPSPVKQTLHSLKVAESNDGGQELWSTVDNISTKSTVLELPSEISRKKLQSIDNLVQKLRRLNSTHDEAQTDYIASLCENTNPDHRYISEILLASGLLLRELSSGFTAFQLHPSGHPINPELFYVLEQTKASSLLAKGENVDEVSLSKSKPEKFHRKLIFDAVNEILTEKLAIEGPPTEPWLKPTKLAKKTLNAQKLLRELCSEIELLQIKKQDFSPEEEEDVLKCILWEDVMHRSDSWTDFRGEFSNVVLDLERSIFKDLVDEIVIGESARHRRKPNRRCRQLFSK; the protein is encoded by the exons ATGGCTGCAAAGCTGTTGCATTCATTGGCAGATGACAATCCAGATTTGCACAAGCAAATTGGATGTATGACTGGAATTTTCCAAATCTTTGACCGCCAGCAACTCCTCTCCGGGAGGCGGCCGAACACCCGGAGACTCCTTCCTCCTCCCCAAG GTAATTCCAAGTTTGGCAATGGAGAACTGGATGCTGATTCCAGTAATGCCTACAATCGTGAAACGCTG GAAAGGAATTCAAATAAAAATGTAAATGAAAAACAACGGGCATCCACCGAATCATCAAGAGCCTCCTTTTCCTCTTCTTCACGTTCTTCATCATTTTCCTCCCTTGATTGTGGCAGAACAGGACAACCAGAGCCGTCTTCCACAGATAGAATTATATTTCCTGACACTCCTTCAAGAGACCCTGTCATAAGCCAGACAAGTGCTAGTCCCAAGATGGGAAGACTTTCTGTTGACATTCGAGATGTGGTTAAGGATTCAATGTACAGAGACTCTCGAGGTCTATCAGTCCACACCACTGCTAAGGAGGATGGATCAGGCCACATTTTGAAACATAACGACTCCCCAAGACCCCAACAGTTGTCCAAGTCAATGGATGAATCATTAGGAGTTGGGATGAAGGGTAATAACATGGCAGCTGATATCAAGGAGTCTTTAAGAGTTCTTGCTAAACTTCGCGATTCTCAGTGGAATTATAATGAAAAAGAACTTCCGAGGTTATCGCATGAGTCAACGGAAGGGTCTTTCTTTCCAACACCGAGGGATGCACCGAGGTTTTCCTATGACGGGAGAGAGATGAATCGCAAGATTAAAGATGCTCCGAGGCTTTCTTTGGACAGTAGAGAAAGCTCGGCAAGGGGATCCAATAATGAAAGAGTTGAATGTGTACTGCAGCCATCAAATAACCAGTCACGTCCCTCTAGTGTAGTGGCTAAACTCATGGGCCTTGATCTGTTACCTGAAACTAAACGTTCCAATGAAAATCAGTTGGGGCCAATAAAGATGTTATTTGAAGACAGTGGTCCCTCTTTAGCACCTTTAAGAACACTTGATGGATGCAGGCCAGTTCGACTTCCTAAATCGCCAAGGAGCACTAGAAAGGAGTCAACTTCACCAAGGTGGAAGAATCCTGATACAGTCATGAAACCAATTCCTACTTCAAAAATTCCTATTGAACCAGCACCGTGGAAGCATCAAGATGGTGGCCGAGCTTCTCCAAAGCAAGCTTCAAGGCCGATAAAATCCTCACCGAGTACATCTAGCAACTCCCCTTCCGTTCTTGGTGAAATGGAGAAACGGTTGAAAGATATTGAGTTCAAACAATCTGGAAAGGACCTTAGAGCTCTAAAGCAGATACTGGAAGCAATGCAAGCAAAAGGTCTTTTAGATTCCACAAAAGATAATCACACTTTCGACATGGGTGACAACAGAGAGCATGACCGTAGAACTGGTTCTGAGATGAATGCTGGCATGATGAGCTCCAATGATTTCCGCTCTAGTAGAGCTATTGCTTCCAAACAAAGGGAAAAAGGCACACCAAAAGCATTTGACTCCCCAATTGTTATTATGAAGCCTGCTAAGCTTGTCCAGAAATCTGGTATTCCTGCTTCCTCCATCATCCCAATTGATGGCTTGTCTTCTCTTCAAAGGCCCCAGAGTAGCGAAGGTGCATCTCACAGAAAGAATTCAGTTGGTAGCAAAATACCCAAAGATCAGACTATTAAAGATGGTCGCAGAGATCAGGTTGTTGTTTCTTCTGATAAGAAAACTAATAATAGAAACTTAAAAGTAGCTCCATCTTCATCAAGGTCGCCACAGATAGCAAAGGATAACGCTGCAAATTCATCAAAAAATTCGGGATCAATAAGCCCTAGATTGCAACAGAAGAAACTGGAGTTTGACAAGAGATCTCGTCCTCCAACCCCACCTGCTGATTTAAACAAATCTAGAAGACAGACTATTAAGCAGTCAACTGAATCTAGTTCCCCAGGCGGGAGGCGGCGATTGACCAAAACCAGCAGTGTGCAGCAGAATGATGACCAATCAAGTGAAAGATGTAACAACTCCAGAAATTCGTGCTGCCAATTAAACAATGTTTATCTGCAATCCAACACCAATTTGACAATGGAGTCAAGGATAGATACAGAAGGCACCAGCACCAAGCAGTCTGTGGATGTAGCCATCACTCAGAGCCCATCCGGGGATAAGCATTGGGTCTCCGTAGAAAAGGAGGAA GAAGTGAGTTTGAGGTTGATTGAAGAGAACACGATGGGGAATCTTGCTTTTGCCCCTGAACAGCCAAGTCCTGTTTCTGTGCTTGACTCTTCTGCATACATGGAAGGGTCTCCATCTCCTGTCAAACAAACTTTACATTCCCTCAAAG TTGCTGAATCAAATGATGGAGGGCAAGAGTTGTGGAGTACTGTAGATAATATTTCTACTAAGAGCACGGTTTTGGAGCTTCCTTCTGAGATTAGTCGAAAGAAATTACAGAGCATCGACAACTTGGTTCAAAAGCTCAGAAGATTGAATTCAACTCATGATGAAGCCCAGACAGATTACATCGCCTCACTGTGTGAGAACACTAATCCAGACCACAGATACATATCTGAGATACTCTTGGCTTCAGGTCTTCTACTCAGAGAGCTTAGTTCAGGCTTCACAGCCTTCCAACTCCACCCATCTGGACATCCTATCAACCCAGAACTGTTTTATGTTTTAGAGCAGACAAAAGCAAGCAGTTTGCTTGCCAAAGGAGAGAATGTTGATGAGGTTTCTCTCAGCAAGTCCAAGCCTGAAAAGTTTCACCGCAAACTCATATTTGATGCCGTGAATGAAATTCTTACAGAAAAATTAGCCATTGAGGGCCCACCTACCGAGCCTTGGTTGAAGCCTACAAAACTTGCTAAGAAGACCCTTAATGCTCAGAAGCTTCTGAGGGAGTTGTGTTCAGAGATAGAATTGCTGCAAATTAAGAAGCAGGATTTTAGCCCTGAGGAAGAAGAGGATGTGTTGAAATGCATCTTGTGGGAGGATGTGATGCATAGATCAGATAGTTGGACAGATTTCCGAGGTGAATTTTCCAATGTAGTCCTCGATTTGGAGCGATCCATTTTTAAAGATTTGGTAGATGAGATCGTTATTGGTGAGTCAGCTCGCCATAGACGCAAGCCTAACAGGCGATGCAGACAGCTTTTTTCCAAGTAA
- the LOC110795620 gene encoding protein LONGIFOLIA 1 isoform X2, producing the protein MGRLSVDIRDVVKDSMYRDSRGLSVHTTAKEDGSGHILKHNDSPRPQQLSKSMDESLGVGMKGNNMAADIKESLRVLAKLRDSQWNYNEKELPRLSHESTEGSFFPTPRDAPRFSYDGREMNRKIKDAPRLSLDSRESSARGSNNERVECVLQPSNNQSRPSSVVAKLMGLDLLPETKRSNENQLGPIKMLFEDSGPSLAPLRTLDGCRPVRLPKSPRSTRKESTSPRWKNPDTVMKPIPTSKIPIEPAPWKHQDGGRASPKQASRPIKSSPSTSSNSPSVLGEMEKRLKDIEFKQSGKDLRALKQILEAMQAKGLLDSTKDNHTFDMGDNREHDRRTGSEMNAGMMSSNDFRSSRAIASKQREKGTPKAFDSPIVIMKPAKLVQKSGIPASSIIPIDGLSSLQRPQSSEGASHRKNSVGSKIPKDQTIKDGRRDQVVVSSDKKTNNRNLKVAPSSSRSPQIAKDNAANSSKNSGSISPRLQQKKLEFDKRSRPPTPPADLNKSRRQTIKQSTESSSPGGRRRLTKTSSVQQNDDQSSERCNNSRNSCCQLNNVYLQSNTNLTMESRIDTEGTSTKQSVDVAITQSPSGDKHWVSVEKEEEVSLRLIEENTMGNLAFAPEQPSPVSVLDSSAYMEGSPSPVKQTLHSLKVAESNDGGQELWSTVDNISTKSTVLELPSEISRKKLQSIDNLVQKLRRLNSTHDEAQTDYIASLCENTNPDHRYISEILLASGLLLRELSSGFTAFQLHPSGHPINPELFYVLEQTKASSLLAKGENVDEVSLSKSKPEKFHRKLIFDAVNEILTEKLAIEGPPTEPWLKPTKLAKKTLNAQKLLRELCSEIELLQIKKQDFSPEEEEDVLKCILWEDVMHRSDSWTDFRGEFSNVVLDLERSIFKDLVDEIVIGESARHRRKPNRRCRQLFSK; encoded by the exons ATGGGAAGACTTTCTGTTGACATTCGAGATGTGGTTAAGGATTCAATGTACAGAGACTCTCGAGGTCTATCAGTCCACACCACTGCTAAGGAGGATGGATCAGGCCACATTTTGAAACATAACGACTCCCCAAGACCCCAACAGTTGTCCAAGTCAATGGATGAATCATTAGGAGTTGGGATGAAGGGTAATAACATGGCAGCTGATATCAAGGAGTCTTTAAGAGTTCTTGCTAAACTTCGCGATTCTCAGTGGAATTATAATGAAAAAGAACTTCCGAGGTTATCGCATGAGTCAACGGAAGGGTCTTTCTTTCCAACACCGAGGGATGCACCGAGGTTTTCCTATGACGGGAGAGAGATGAATCGCAAGATTAAAGATGCTCCGAGGCTTTCTTTGGACAGTAGAGAAAGCTCGGCAAGGGGATCCAATAATGAAAGAGTTGAATGTGTACTGCAGCCATCAAATAACCAGTCACGTCCCTCTAGTGTAGTGGCTAAACTCATGGGCCTTGATCTGTTACCTGAAACTAAACGTTCCAATGAAAATCAGTTGGGGCCAATAAAGATGTTATTTGAAGACAGTGGTCCCTCTTTAGCACCTTTAAGAACACTTGATGGATGCAGGCCAGTTCGACTTCCTAAATCGCCAAGGAGCACTAGAAAGGAGTCAACTTCACCAAGGTGGAAGAATCCTGATACAGTCATGAAACCAATTCCTACTTCAAAAATTCCTATTGAACCAGCACCGTGGAAGCATCAAGATGGTGGCCGAGCTTCTCCAAAGCAAGCTTCAAGGCCGATAAAATCCTCACCGAGTACATCTAGCAACTCCCCTTCCGTTCTTGGTGAAATGGAGAAACGGTTGAAAGATATTGAGTTCAAACAATCTGGAAAGGACCTTAGAGCTCTAAAGCAGATACTGGAAGCAATGCAAGCAAAAGGTCTTTTAGATTCCACAAAAGATAATCACACTTTCGACATGGGTGACAACAGAGAGCATGACCGTAGAACTGGTTCTGAGATGAATGCTGGCATGATGAGCTCCAATGATTTCCGCTCTAGTAGAGCTATTGCTTCCAAACAAAGGGAAAAAGGCACACCAAAAGCATTTGACTCCCCAATTGTTATTATGAAGCCTGCTAAGCTTGTCCAGAAATCTGGTATTCCTGCTTCCTCCATCATCCCAATTGATGGCTTGTCTTCTCTTCAAAGGCCCCAGAGTAGCGAAGGTGCATCTCACAGAAAGAATTCAGTTGGTAGCAAAATACCCAAAGATCAGACTATTAAAGATGGTCGCAGAGATCAGGTTGTTGTTTCTTCTGATAAGAAAACTAATAATAGAAACTTAAAAGTAGCTCCATCTTCATCAAGGTCGCCACAGATAGCAAAGGATAACGCTGCAAATTCATCAAAAAATTCGGGATCAATAAGCCCTAGATTGCAACAGAAGAAACTGGAGTTTGACAAGAGATCTCGTCCTCCAACCCCACCTGCTGATTTAAACAAATCTAGAAGACAGACTATTAAGCAGTCAACTGAATCTAGTTCCCCAGGCGGGAGGCGGCGATTGACCAAAACCAGCAGTGTGCAGCAGAATGATGACCAATCAAGTGAAAGATGTAACAACTCCAGAAATTCGTGCTGCCAATTAAACAATGTTTATCTGCAATCCAACACCAATTTGACAATGGAGTCAAGGATAGATACAGAAGGCACCAGCACCAAGCAGTCTGTGGATGTAGCCATCACTCAGAGCCCATCCGGGGATAAGCATTGGGTCTCCGTAGAAAAGGAGGAA GAAGTGAGTTTGAGGTTGATTGAAGAGAACACGATGGGGAATCTTGCTTTTGCCCCTGAACAGCCAAGTCCTGTTTCTGTGCTTGACTCTTCTGCATACATGGAAGGGTCTCCATCTCCTGTCAAACAAACTTTACATTCCCTCAAAG TTGCTGAATCAAATGATGGAGGGCAAGAGTTGTGGAGTACTGTAGATAATATTTCTACTAAGAGCACGGTTTTGGAGCTTCCTTCTGAGATTAGTCGAAAGAAATTACAGAGCATCGACAACTTGGTTCAAAAGCTCAGAAGATTGAATTCAACTCATGATGAAGCCCAGACAGATTACATCGCCTCACTGTGTGAGAACACTAATCCAGACCACAGATACATATCTGAGATACTCTTGGCTTCAGGTCTTCTACTCAGAGAGCTTAGTTCAGGCTTCACAGCCTTCCAACTCCACCCATCTGGACATCCTATCAACCCAGAACTGTTTTATGTTTTAGAGCAGACAAAAGCAAGCAGTTTGCTTGCCAAAGGAGAGAATGTTGATGAGGTTTCTCTCAGCAAGTCCAAGCCTGAAAAGTTTCACCGCAAACTCATATTTGATGCCGTGAATGAAATTCTTACAGAAAAATTAGCCATTGAGGGCCCACCTACCGAGCCTTGGTTGAAGCCTACAAAACTTGCTAAGAAGACCCTTAATGCTCAGAAGCTTCTGAGGGAGTTGTGTTCAGAGATAGAATTGCTGCAAATTAAGAAGCAGGATTTTAGCCCTGAGGAAGAAGAGGATGTGTTGAAATGCATCTTGTGGGAGGATGTGATGCATAGATCAGATAGTTGGACAGATTTCCGAGGTGAATTTTCCAATGTAGTCCTCGATTTGGAGCGATCCATTTTTAAAGATTTGGTAGATGAGATCGTTATTGGTGAGTCAGCTCGCCATAGACGCAAGCCTAACAGGCGATGCAGACAGCTTTTTTCCAAGTAA